The Corvus hawaiiensis isolate bCorHaw1 chromosome 2, bCorHaw1.pri.cur, whole genome shotgun sequence genome includes a window with the following:
- the ESD gene encoding S-formylglutathione hydrolase: MALKQVSSNKCFEGFQKVFEHDSAELKCKMKFGIYLPPKAETGKCPVLYWLSGLTCTEQNFITKAGFQQAAAEHGLIVVAPDTSPRGCNIEGEDESWDFGTGAGFYVDATEDPWKTNYRMYSYIKDELPKLINANFPTDPERMSIFGHSMGGHGALILALKNPGKYKSVSAFAPICNPIQCQWGKKALGGYLGPDTSKWEAYDATQLVKSYSGSRLDILIDQGKEDQFLSAGQLLPDNFIAACTERKIPVVFRLQQGYDHSYFFIASFINDHIKHHAKYLNA, translated from the exons atggcactgaaacaggtttcCAGCAACAAATGCTTTGAGGGTTTCCAGAAGGTGTTTGAACACGACAG TGCAGAgctaaaatgcaaaatgaaatttgGAATCTACTTGCCTCCAAAAGCGGAAACTGGAAAGTGTCCTGTGCTTTATTGGCTCTCGG GGTTAACCTGCACAGAACAGAATTTCATAACGAAGGCTGGGTTTCaacaagcagcagctgagcacgGCCTTATTGTAGTGGCACCAGACACAAGCCCAC GTGGCTGCAATAttgaaggagaagatgaaagCTGGGATTTTGGCACCGGTGCTGGTTTTTATGTGGATGCCACTGAAGATCCTTGGAAAACAAACTATAGGATGTATTCCTACATAAAGGATGAG ctgCCTAAACTAATAAATGCCAATTTTCCAACTGACCCTGAACGGATGTCTATTTTTGGGCATTCCATGGGAGGTCATGGAGCTCTTATTCTTGCTCTGAAGAATCCTGGAAAGTACAAA TCTGTATCAGCATTTGCTCCTATCTGCAACCCAATTCAGTGTCAGTGGGGGAAGAAGGCCCTTGGTGGATATCTGGGACCAGATACAAGCAAATGGGAG gcATATGATGCTACCCAGCTTGTCAAGTCCTACTCGGGCTCTCGCCTCGACATCTTGATTGACCAAGGCAAAGAGGACCAGTTCCTGTCCGCGGGCCAGTTACTGCCTGATAATTTCATCGCTGCCTGCACCGAGCGGAAAATCCCAGTAGTCTTCAGACTGCAGCAG